One region of Myxococcus stipitatus genomic DNA includes:
- a CDS encoding TetR/AcrR family transcriptional regulator, producing the protein MARPRKFEADDAVRRAMEVFWERGYAAATPQELGERMGLGRGSLYNAFESKQHLFERALRHYHAHEAPKLLALLRPPGSIKERLRALFLAVIQADVGDPARRGCLAINTAIELAGRDAAAARLASEMFARTEQHFLELVEEGQRTGEVDASRDARALASLLLNHLTGLRVLGKTAEDTTRLTRIVDELLRIL; encoded by the coding sequence ATGGCACGACCGAGGAAGTTCGAGGCGGACGACGCCGTGCGCCGGGCGATGGAGGTCTTCTGGGAGAGGGGCTACGCGGCGGCGACGCCCCAGGAGCTGGGCGAGCGGATGGGGCTGGGGCGCGGCAGCCTCTACAACGCGTTCGAGAGCAAGCAGCACCTCTTCGAGCGCGCGCTCCGGCACTACCACGCGCACGAAGCCCCCAAGCTGCTCGCGCTCTTGCGCCCACCCGGCTCCATCAAGGAACGGCTGCGGGCGCTGTTCCTCGCGGTTATCCAGGCGGACGTCGGGGACCCGGCGCGCCGGGGCTGCCTGGCCATCAACACCGCCATCGAACTGGCCGGGCGCGACGCCGCCGCGGCCCGACTCGCCTCCGAGATGTTCGCGCGCACCGAACAGCACTTCCTGGAGCTCGTCGAGGAGGGCCAGCGCACCGGCGAGGTCGACGCCTCGCGCGACGCGCGGGCCCTGGCGAGCCTGCTCCTCAACCACCTCACCGGCCTCCGCGTGCTCGGAAAGACGGCGGAGGACACCACCCGCCTCACCCGTATCGTCGATGAACTCCTGAGGATCCTCTGA
- a CDS encoding N-acyl homoserine lactonase family protein: MAPFRPLLPSLLLLSLGGACAHHAEPSADAAQAPQERPASIRLYTLDCGRIDVHDMGFFADGSHPNGQRGTMSVPCFVIQHPQGVLLWDTGLDDAISKSPEGVVDPVGPRFFVHATLQAQLARLELSTSNIRYVGFSHLHADHAGNANAFFASTWLVQRKELEWATATPAPLGVDPTRFSAWRQAKVELLDGDRDVFGDGTVRILSTPGHTPGHQSLQVTLAKTGTLVLSGDLCHLRENWEHDGVPGFNTSRQETLTSMARVRSLVKDTHGRFVIQHVPEDFASLPEFPAYLE, from the coding sequence ATGGCCCCCTTCCGTCCCCTCCTCCCGTCGCTGCTCCTGCTCTCCCTCGGCGGCGCCTGCGCGCACCACGCCGAGCCCTCCGCCGACGCCGCCCAAGCCCCCCAGGAGCGCCCGGCGTCCATCCGCCTCTACACGCTCGACTGCGGCCGCATCGACGTCCACGACATGGGCTTCTTCGCGGACGGCAGCCACCCCAACGGCCAGCGCGGGACGATGTCCGTCCCCTGCTTCGTCATCCAGCACCCCCAGGGCGTGCTCCTCTGGGACACGGGGCTGGATGACGCCATCTCGAAGTCCCCGGAGGGCGTGGTGGACCCGGTGGGGCCGCGCTTCTTCGTCCACGCCACGCTCCAGGCGCAGCTGGCGCGGCTGGAGCTGTCGACCTCGAACATCCGCTACGTGGGCTTCTCCCACCTGCACGCGGACCACGCCGGCAACGCCAACGCGTTCTTCGCGTCCACCTGGCTCGTCCAGCGCAAGGAGCTGGAGTGGGCCACCGCCACGCCCGCGCCGCTGGGCGTGGACCCCACCAGGTTCTCCGCGTGGCGCCAGGCGAAGGTGGAGCTGCTCGACGGCGACCGGGACGTCTTCGGCGACGGCACCGTGCGCATCCTCTCCACGCCCGGCCACACGCCCGGCCACCAGTCGCTCCAGGTGACGCTCGCGAAGACAGGGACGCTGGTCCTCTCCGGAGACCTCTGCCACCTGCGTGAGAACTGGGAGCACGACGGGGTGCCCGGCTTCAACACCAGCCGCCAGGAGACGCTGACCTCCATGGCGCGCGTCCGGTCGCTGGTGAAGGACACCCACGGGCGCTTCGTCATCCAGCACGTGCCGGAGGACTTCGCGTCGCTGCCGGAGTTCCCCGCGTACCTGGAGTAG
- a CDS encoding 30S ribosomal protein S1 — MQQNVNQQVETDAGEENFAAMFEESLKERGGDGILKEGEIVKGTVVQVTKDYAIVDIGYKSEGQVPISEFTNPRGEVSVKAGDPVEVLLESRENDTGMVVLSKEKADKMRIWDEISAACERDEIVKGTIVGRVKGGLSVDIGVKAFLPGSQVDIRPVRNLDQYISKEFEFKVIKFNKKRGNIVLSRRVLLEKQREEMKKETLKNLKEGAVLKGVVKNLTDYGAFIDLGGIDGLLHITDMSWGRIGHPSEMFNVGDEVRVVVLKFDPTQERVSLGLKQIQEDPWHRADEKYPVGTRVRGKVVSITDYGAFIEIEQGVEGLVHVSEMSWTKRLKHPSKILEVGQEVEAVVLDIDPKAKRIALGMKQIEQNPWTLLEDKYPIGSVIKGQIRNVTDFGVFVGVEEGVDGLVHVSDISWTQRIKHPGEMFKKGDEVEAVVLNIDVENERFSLGIKQLQPDPWETLSERVPVGSRVKGKVTKVTDFGAFVEIEPGIEGLVHVSELKEERVENPRDVVQEGQEVEVKIIDINTPDRKVALSMKALIGEGDDYREYLRKQAEGSKARLGDVMGKLTKK; from the coding sequence ATGCAGCAGAATGTGAACCAGCAGGTCGAGACCGACGCCGGTGAAGAGAACTTCGCGGCGATGTTCGAGGAGTCGCTCAAGGAGCGCGGTGGCGACGGCATCCTGAAGGAAGGGGAGATCGTCAAGGGCACCGTCGTCCAGGTGACCAAGGACTACGCGATCGTCGACATCGGCTACAAGTCCGAGGGCCAGGTCCCGATCTCCGAGTTCACCAATCCCCGCGGCGAGGTCTCCGTCAAGGCGGGCGACCCGGTCGAGGTCCTCCTCGAGAGCCGTGAGAACGATACCGGCATGGTCGTCCTCTCCAAGGAGAAGGCCGACAAGATGCGCATCTGGGACGAGATCAGCGCCGCCTGCGAGCGCGACGAGATCGTCAAGGGCACCATCGTGGGCCGCGTGAAGGGTGGCCTCTCCGTCGACATCGGCGTGAAGGCGTTCCTCCCCGGCTCGCAGGTCGATATCCGCCCTGTGCGCAACCTCGACCAGTACATCTCGAAGGAATTCGAGTTCAAGGTCATCAAGTTCAACAAGAAGCGCGGCAACATCGTCCTGAGCCGCCGCGTGCTCCTCGAGAAGCAGCGCGAGGAGATGAAGAAGGAGACCCTCAAGAACCTCAAGGAGGGTGCGGTCCTCAAGGGCGTGGTCAAGAACCTCACCGACTACGGTGCGTTCATCGACCTGGGCGGCATCGACGGCCTGCTGCACATCACGGACATGTCGTGGGGCCGCATCGGTCACCCCAGCGAGATGTTCAACGTGGGTGACGAGGTCCGCGTCGTCGTCCTCAAGTTCGACCCGACGCAGGAGCGCGTCAGCCTGGGCCTGAAGCAGATCCAGGAGGACCCGTGGCACCGCGCCGACGAGAAGTACCCGGTCGGCACCCGCGTGCGCGGCAAGGTCGTCAGCATCACCGACTACGGCGCGTTCATCGAGATCGAGCAGGGCGTCGAGGGTCTGGTGCACGTGTCCGAGATGTCCTGGACCAAGCGCCTCAAGCACCCGTCGAAGATCCTGGAGGTCGGCCAGGAGGTGGAGGCCGTCGTCCTGGACATCGATCCGAAGGCCAAGCGCATCGCGCTGGGCATGAAGCAGATCGAGCAGAACCCCTGGACGCTGCTCGAGGACAAGTACCCGATCGGCTCCGTCATCAAGGGCCAGATCCGCAACGTCACCGACTTCGGCGTGTTCGTCGGTGTCGAGGAGGGCGTGGACGGCCTGGTGCACGTGTCCGACATCTCCTGGACCCAGCGCATCAAGCACCCGGGCGAGATGTTCAAGAAGGGCGACGAGGTCGAGGCGGTGGTCCTCAACATCGACGTCGAGAACGAGCGCTTCAGCCTGGGCATCAAGCAGCTGCAGCCGGACCCCTGGGAGACGCTGTCCGAGCGCGTCCCGGTGGGCAGCCGCGTGAAGGGCAAGGTCACCAAGGTCACCGACTTCGGCGCGTTCGTGGAGATCGAGCCGGGCATCGAGGGCCTCGTCCACGTCTCCGAGCTGAAGGAGGAGCGTGTCGAGAACCCGCGTGACGTGGTGCAGGAGGGCCAGGAGGTCGAGGTCAAGATCATCGACATCAACACCCCGGACCGGAAGGTGGCGCTGTCGATGAAGGCGCTCATCGGCGAGGGCGACGACTACCGCGAGTACCTCCGCAAGCAGGCGGAAGGCTCCAAGGCGCGCCTCGGCGACGTGATGGGCAAGCTGACGAAGAAGTAG
- a CDS encoding Ig-like domain-containing protein, with the protein MRRWSLAPVAMLLALLGASPEGARASGPDRGTLRLPSSRELEVLVVEGAASGSGAHTLGWLYYDELVTRGYVDVRDPADPADDVLVDADGNGVADFHDDLFNLNPERPYVGEGSRCLPEQTFFHTLPDGRVARFRAPELLTGACAQGPDYEPGVGPRRWPVGDWSLPSHPGGAVVGRTPSAEPGLLVGPGASSVERFSDRGLFPRVPNLLEPADPLNGGQGLGHLVAPRAVDGQGRLLPGSDPTVDSGEAGRRLRLGRIDANREVVFFLVAQGTQRPGMSADACLVPYRGPSGWMECSLWAHGDTQVYFSKTLLNLDLHQLPDERLATKNLGTEWLSAAGYRRLGSAAYGGIVVEQTVQEVRSQGERSPHVILRSPRSRPDVVLLGFEDSSAGGDRSFNDAVFLIEGLGPAATLVTIETDPNPSQPGAFVKVTVRVTTPEGAPVSDGDISVYIDGVFQASLSLASDGTASISFTLRAGTHVITAEYSGVEGKYEPGVSDDYYQEVGSSDGGSGDGGSSDSGVDAGSPDGGRPDSGTGDGGSDAGTDAGSPDGGRPDSGTVDGGFDGGSDAGTADAGIDGGTDAGTPDGGSPDGGKPDAGPVDAGTSDGGSDAGTGDAGSTDAGTSDAGTGDAGTVDGGSGDAGSTDAGTVDGGSGDAGSTDAGTDGGVPGGDAGSADGGAGENDGGVPGADAGSDDAGSDAGASDGGEDPDAGSPDAGTQGDAGVDSPDDEPGLPRDLTVTGWGCAASDPNGIPLGWLGASLGLMLRLWRRRSGG; encoded by the coding sequence ATGAGACGTTGGAGCCTCGCGCCCGTGGCCATGCTGCTGGCCCTCCTCGGAGCCAGTCCGGAGGGCGCCCGAGCGAGCGGCCCGGACCGGGGGACGCTGCGGCTGCCCTCGTCGCGGGAGCTGGAGGTGCTCGTCGTGGAGGGCGCGGCCAGCGGGAGCGGCGCGCACACCCTGGGGTGGCTCTACTACGACGAGCTGGTGACCCGCGGGTATGTCGACGTGCGAGACCCCGCGGACCCGGCGGATGACGTGCTGGTGGACGCCGATGGGAACGGGGTGGCGGACTTCCACGACGACCTCTTCAACCTGAACCCGGAGCGCCCCTATGTGGGCGAGGGCTCCCGGTGTCTGCCGGAGCAGACCTTCTTCCACACGCTCCCGGACGGGCGGGTGGCGCGCTTCCGGGCGCCGGAGCTGCTGACCGGGGCGTGCGCGCAGGGCCCGGATTACGAGCCCGGTGTGGGCCCCCGGCGCTGGCCCGTGGGGGACTGGAGCCTGCCGTCGCACCCGGGAGGCGCCGTGGTGGGACGGACGCCGAGCGCTGAGCCCGGTCTGCTGGTGGGCCCCGGGGCCTCGTCGGTGGAGCGCTTCAGCGACCGTGGCCTGTTCCCGCGTGTCCCGAACCTGCTGGAGCCCGCGGATCCACTCAATGGCGGCCAGGGGCTCGGGCACCTCGTGGCGCCGCGCGCGGTCGATGGACAGGGACGGTTGCTCCCCGGGAGCGACCCGACCGTGGATTCGGGCGAGGCGGGGCGCCGGCTGCGCCTGGGGCGGATCGACGCGAACCGCGAGGTGGTCTTCTTCCTCGTCGCCCAGGGGACGCAGCGCCCTGGCATGTCGGCGGACGCGTGCCTCGTCCCCTACCGCGGCCCGTCGGGCTGGATGGAGTGCTCGCTGTGGGCGCACGGGGACACGCAGGTCTACTTCTCGAAGACGCTGCTCAACCTGGACCTGCACCAGTTGCCGGATGAGCGGCTCGCGACGAAGAACCTGGGGACGGAGTGGCTGAGCGCCGCGGGGTACCGCCGGCTGGGCTCGGCGGCGTATGGCGGCATCGTGGTCGAGCAGACGGTCCAGGAGGTGCGGAGCCAGGGGGAGCGCAGCCCTCACGTCATCCTCCGCTCGCCGCGCTCCCGTCCGGATGTCGTGCTGCTGGGCTTCGAGGACAGCAGCGCGGGCGGGGATCGCTCCTTCAACGACGCCGTCTTCCTCATCGAGGGCCTGGGCCCGGCCGCCACCCTCGTCACCATCGAGACGGATCCCAATCCCAGTCAGCCGGGGGCCTTCGTCAAGGTCACGGTGCGGGTCACCACGCCCGAGGGCGCCCCCGTCAGCGATGGAGACATCTCCGTCTACATCGACGGCGTGTTCCAGGCCTCGCTGTCCCTCGCATCCGATGGGACCGCCAGCATCTCCTTCACACTGCGGGCGGGCACCCACGTCATCACCGCAGAGTACAGCGGCGTCGAGGGCAAGTACGAACCCGGCGTCTCCGACGACTACTACCAGGAGGTCGGAAGCAGCGATGGCGGGAGTGGTGACGGGGGAAGCTCGGACTCGGGTGTCGACGCGGGCTCGCCCGATGGCGGGCGCCCCGACTCCGGCACGGGGGATGGAGGAAGCGATGCGGGCACTGACGCCGGCTCGCCCGACGGAGGGCGCCCGGACTCCGGGACCGTGGACGGTGGCTTCGATGGAGGGAGCGACGCCGGCACCGCGGACGCTGGCATCGATGGAGGAACCGATGCAGGCACTCCGGACGGAGGTAGTCCCGATGGAGGCAAGCCCGACGCGGGCCCTGTCGATGCGGGAACGAGCGATGGTGGCTCCGATGCCGGGACTGGCGACGCGGGGAGCACGGACGCGGGCACGAGCGATGCCGGGACAGGTGATGCGGGCACCGTGGATGGTGGCTCCGGTGACGCGGGCAGCACGGATGCGGGCACCGTGGATGGTGGCTCCGGTGACGCGGGCAGCACGGATGCCGGGACGGACGGTGGTGTCCCCGGCGGCGATGCTGGCAGCGCGGATGGCGGCGCTGGCGAGAACGACGGTGGTGTCCCCGGAGCCGATGCTGGCAGCGACGACGCGGGCAGTGACGCGGGAGCCTCCGACGGAGGCGAGGACCCCGACGCGGGCAGCCCCGATGCCGGCACACAGGGCGACGCGGGCGTGGACTCCCCCGATGATGAACCAGGGCTCCCCCGTGATTTGACGGTGACGGGCTGGGGCTGTGCGGCGAGTGATCCGAACGGGATTCCGCTCGGGTGGCTGGGCGCGAGCCTGGGGCTCATGTTGCGCTTGTGGCGCCGGCGCTCAGGCGGCTGA